Sequence from the Fragaria vesca subsp. vesca linkage group LG4, FraVesHawaii_1.0, whole genome shotgun sequence genome:
TAAGTCGTAATCTTACTAAACTCTCGATATTACTTTAAAATGTCATAATTTCACATTTTCACATACGATGATGACTACTTTTTCACACGAGACATACAAACTGAAACATCATCGTTGGATGATTGAAGAGACCAATATGGGATACAATTTTGTTCTAAGACCAAATGGAAGAAAGAAAAACACAAATCTTCCCATCTCATCCATTAAACCTTGTGAAATATCTAACGCTATGGGCTTGTAGATCGGGCCGAAGCACAATTTAACCTCCAAACTCCAAAAGAAACTCCCACGTGGCCCATTTTCCCGCTAGTTTTCTACCCTCACAGATCTGAGTGTAAATCTTCCCGCTACTAGTTCTCTAATCTCAGGTCGGACCTGGAAATTTTCGCGGGAAAAAGCTACAGTGAAACCCTCAGAAATTGTTCTCCTTGTGAAGCTCAAATGAACTCTCGCGAGCTCACTCTGGTCTCCACCGCCACCGTCTTCGGTGCCGTGGCCTCTGCTGTCGCTATCCGCTTCTTCTTCACAAACCCTAAGAAGCAGTCCCCAAAACTCAGTTCCTCGCAAAACGGCGTCGTTTCCAGGAAATTCTCTTCTCAGTGCCCTTTTGACCCCTCAAAACGCAAAGGGTTAGTGCCACAAATGTTAATTCCTTAATTTTTGTAGTACCCAATTTGGGTCTGTAACTAAAAGTGCTTGTTTTTTTTTTTTTTTCATGGTTGTGATTGAAGGTATTTGACATGGGATGATTACTTTATGGCAATTGCGTTTTTATCTGCTGAAAGATCCAAAGACCCCAAGAGGCAGGTCATAATCTTTGCTCTTTCTTTAATTTATGATTGAAGAAGAAATTAGAATTTAGACATGAGGTTAATTGGTGGTGTGTAGGTTGGAGCATGCTTGGTGAGTCCAAATGGTATCATTCTAGGTGAGAATTAGATTGTTTAGCAGGAATTATGAATGGCATTGAACCATTGATTTCTTCATGTTGTACTTTTTAGAATGTCATATTGTTTCTTAATCTGTGGTTGTCAGATTGTCTGTGAGATTAATGAACTTTGATATTTCCTTGACTGCAGTCTGATCTGTCTATCCTCAGGGATTGGCTATAATGGGTTCCCGAGGGGTTGTTCGGACGACAAGCTTCCTTGGGCAAAGGTTTGTATATCTAACATTTTACAAGAGGAAAACTGATTTAGGCAGCTGTGGTCATTAGAAGTTAGTAAATCTTTCTATTGTTTTTCAGATGTCCAGAACTGGGGATCCTTTAGAGACGAAATATCCGTAAGTTGTGTGCTTTCTGTGAGCCTCAGATCGTTTTCAAAGTTAACTTCTTCTATCTGTCTACTTTCCACTACCATCACATTATATGTTTCATGATGTTAAAGTCATCTCCACTTTGTGCTTCTTTCTATACCAGCTATCCTTTACCCCATTATTGAGGTTTATGCTGTTTCTCTAATTGTGTTTTGCAGTTATGTTTGTCATGCTGAAGTTAATGCAATCCTAAACACCAATCATGCTTCTGCTTCTGGACAGGTTAATTCTAGTTACACTTCCCTGGCCCATTCACTATAGTACACAGTTTGTTCATCTGTGAGGCAGATTAGTTTTAGTAAAACCGCTCCTGTGGACCTTGGTGTGGAGACATTTTGAACTATATAAACTCAAATTGAAATGCTGGAAGCCTCTTGAATGATTGTTGACAATGTTCCCTTCTTTTACATGTTCTGGTTACTGGTTCAACAGTTATTTTGGTTACTCTATCTCTGCAACTGAAAGTACTGATGGAGTGCTTATTCACAATCTTTGTTCTGCAGACGCTTTATGTGACCATGTTCCCCTGCAATGAGTGTGCCAAGATAATCATTCAGGTTCATCACAATGTTATGTTTTGGTTATCTTTATAGTATATGCAACATAGATGCCCTTGTTCGTTCCATTCCCCCCTGCTACAACCCACACAATCCACCAAAACTCAGTAATAGAAGTGTCACAGTGGCCACAGAGATATTTTAATCTATATTCATTGCTTTTAAATTTCATGAGATAGGGAAAATTTTGCTTTGTTTTACTTTCTTGGAGTGATAATTGCCCATATTTTAACCTGGTATTTCCTTTCCTTATGGTCAATATATTGCTTTCTTGCAGTCAGGAGTTTCTGAAGTTGTATATTTTGTGGAGAAGAGGTTAAACAATCCAGATATCACGTATATTGCTTCTCACAAGCTACTATCAATGGCTGGTGTGAAAGTATGCCTCCTTCATCTCTTGAACTGACTCTATCCATTTGATTTTGCTCAATCTGTCTTGAGGAAATATACATAGCATCAGGGTCTTATTCAGCTTCACATTTGTTCGTTTTGATAAGCAGTCCATAATAAACTCGCTAACTTTGGGTTGTACTACTCTGAGTCACATATATGGTGACAGACGTGCATGTGTGAAAAAATCTCCATGAGAGAACCTATTTACTAATCTGCATTTTCCTTCTTAATTAATTGCAGGTCAGGAAACATCAACCACAAATGAACCAAATTGCAATCAACTTTGAGGAGCCCTAAGAGTTTGATCTTTATCTTGAATTGTATCTTTCATAACCACAGAACAGTAAACACAATCTGTAGCTCACTGTAAGGGTTGTAATACTCTCTCTAAGTATCTAGTATTAGGTCGACTCCTAGGATTCACAGTGCTCTGGTGGGATTGTTGTTAGTTAATGCTCTGTATTACGGTGCATGCAGACTTAGAAATCCTATTGTGATCTTCTAAGACCTGATTTTCAACATCTGATATTACTGTTAAAAAAAATGTAATACTGTTAGAATTACTATTGTGTTTTTCTGAGGGACCTGATTTTCAACATCTGATATTAATGTTAAAAAATGGAGATGCGGGGTATCGATCCCCGTACCTCTCGCATGCTAAGCGAGCGCTCTACCATCTGAGCTACATCCCCTTCGTACGTTGCCTTACTTGTCCGTCTCTCCTCTCCTCTCCTCTCTATAGTCTATACAAATACAATGCACGATTTCTTCAGTGTTACCATACACTGACAATCATAAGAATACAAGCGGCAATGTCAATAATAATCAACAATACCCTTCTTAATTAACGATTTATAAACGATGATAATAACACCTGAAACTAATAAAAGAAATTACTGTCATTT
This genomic interval carries:
- the LOC101310693 gene encoding probable deoxycytidylate deaminase-like; amino-acid sequence: MNSRELTLVSTATVFGAVASAVAIRFFFTNPKKQSPKLSSSQNGVVSRKFSSQCPFDPSKRKGYLTWDDYFMAIAFLSAERSKDPKRQVGACLVSPNGIILGIGYNGFPRGCSDDKLPWAKMSRTGDPLETKYPYVCHAEVNAILNTNHASASGQTLYVTMFPCNECAKIIIQSGVSEVVYFVEKRLNNPDITYIASHKLLSMAGVKVRKHQPQMNQIAINFEEP